Proteins from a genomic interval of Rubinisphaera italica:
- a CDS encoding NPCBM/NEW2 domain-containing protein, with the protein MKSFSFINSIPGTGIEFLLRTVLVTFVMLGLTRSVTLAQVEVTSLDGQTVVGELVSLDAKQLVLNAGDAVKVVALDRVMNITWQDHKPVNTTEEAGIQNLLLIDGSHLIGRNAITDGLNVTFESASLGAMTVPLKNVKSLRFKTLNATTREQWNTLIQKPYSDDRLVIQKGEVLDFLAGVVTQYDTEKVQFLYDGNEIPVRLAKVFGIIHPADMMPNQTATCSLKTTSGESLFVNQVSVSEGQMMVRTGPGEQVVLPLESIAQLDFSLGRIVYLSDMAPEGTEYTPFFDTVWEFQRDRTVDGSPLQIGKKKYSKGLWVHSKTTLTYRLAGEFSRLQATLGIDAAVAMAGHGNVDVVISADDEVLFTQNISARDSAIPLDLSLTGKRFLKITVDFGKGLDIGDHLDIADARLIK; encoded by the coding sequence TTGAAATCATTTTCATTCATTAATTCCATTCCAGGAACGGGTATTGAATTCCTTTTGCGGACTGTCCTGGTCACATTCGTGATGTTGGGACTGACACGTTCAGTCACTTTGGCTCAAGTTGAAGTGACCAGTCTGGATGGACAGACTGTGGTTGGCGAACTGGTTTCCCTTGATGCCAAACAATTGGTTCTCAATGCCGGGGATGCGGTTAAGGTTGTGGCATTGGACCGGGTGATGAATATCACCTGGCAAGATCACAAACCTGTCAATACGACCGAAGAAGCGGGGATTCAGAACCTGCTTCTTATAGACGGATCGCATCTGATTGGTCGAAATGCAATCACTGATGGTTTGAATGTGACTTTCGAATCGGCCTCACTTGGTGCGATGACCGTTCCGTTGAAGAATGTCAAATCGTTACGTTTTAAGACCTTGAATGCAACCACCCGGGAACAATGGAACACCCTCATTCAAAAGCCTTACTCGGACGATCGTCTCGTCATTCAAAAAGGCGAAGTCCTTGATTTTCTAGCGGGTGTTGTCACACAATATGACACGGAAAAAGTTCAATTCCTCTATGATGGAAATGAAATCCCAGTCCGGCTGGCCAAAGTCTTTGGTATTATTCATCCGGCAGACATGATGCCGAATCAGACTGCGACCTGTTCTCTGAAAACAACCTCTGGCGAATCGTTATTCGTCAACCAGGTGTCCGTTTCTGAAGGGCAAATGATGGTGAGAACGGGCCCCGGCGAACAGGTCGTCTTGCCACTGGAATCAATTGCTCAACTCGATTTCAGTTTGGGTCGGATTGTTTATCTGTCAGATATGGCACCTGAAGGAACTGAGTACACTCCGTTTTTCGATACGGTCTGGGAATTCCAACGCGACCGAACTGTCGATGGTTCCCCATTGCAAATTGGCAAAAAGAAGTATTCGAAAGGACTATGGGTTCATTCAAAGACGACATTAACTTACCGACTCGCGGGCGAGTTTTCTCGGCTCCAGGCAACACTCGGAATCGATGCTGCTGTTGCAATGGCAGGTCACGGGAATGTGGATGTTGTCATTTCGGCTGATGATGAAGTGCTTTTCACGCAGAACATTTCGGCTCGGGACTCCGCGATTCCGCTCGATTTATCGCTGACTGGAAAACGTTTTTTAAAGATAACTGTCGACTTTGGAAAAGGACTCGATATTGGCGATCACTTGGATATTGCAGATGCACGACTCATTAAATAG
- a CDS encoding S1C family serine protease — translation MSFSQNVFAQIELPKDVLDAEQERIAVIDKVTPAVVAIFPPDGRGGGSGVLISPDGLTLTNFHVVEGAGPFLKCGLSDGIVYDAVLIGIDPTGDVAIIRLLGRDDFPFAPLGDSDTVKVGDWAFAMGNPFLLADDFVPTLTFGMVSGVQRYQYPAGTFLEYTDCIQVDTSINPGNSGGPLFNEQGEVIGINGRISVEKRGRVNAGAGYAISINQIKNFSDHLQSGRVVDHATLGATVRTDEFSNVIVATVLPTCSAFFHGLRAGDEIVSFGGRPIGSVNQFKNVLGIYPKGWKIPLVYRRDGERYEIYPRLEALHSIGELIEFASAPAPAEEPEEKPKNVPPIPMLPHQKAPEIPEEYAHLFESRIGFANYYFNRIKQEELLATLKSLGNYGQSSQKWTLSGNVKDGGAYRLVLADFASLFEVPAEGQVFLLDSGRPETFTAGPYSSGMLMSLRELQQLLISGPENFSEILYIGSEPLDGVGAKVDVLSTLHEDRQIRWYFDRTAKQLVGWDTKFSEDRPECGVRIPGWKTGGPYAVPQELKIVVAGQPEIILQVNEMKTEAVDDPKL, via the coding sequence GTGAGTTTTTCTCAGAACGTTTTTGCTCAAATTGAATTGCCCAAAGACGTTCTGGACGCAGAGCAGGAGCGAATCGCAGTTATCGATAAGGTGACTCCGGCTGTTGTTGCGATCTTTCCTCCCGATGGACGTGGGGGTGGATCCGGCGTTCTCATATCACCCGATGGCCTGACACTGACAAACTTCCACGTTGTGGAGGGAGCAGGTCCCTTTTTGAAGTGTGGGTTGAGTGACGGTATTGTTTACGATGCCGTGCTGATCGGGATCGATCCAACGGGTGATGTCGCCATTATTCGACTACTGGGACGCGACGATTTTCCTTTCGCTCCACTTGGAGACAGCGATACCGTCAAAGTTGGCGACTGGGCTTTTGCGATGGGAAATCCATTTCTACTGGCTGATGATTTTGTGCCCACATTAACATTCGGTATGGTGAGTGGCGTGCAGCGTTATCAGTATCCAGCAGGTACGTTTCTGGAATATACCGATTGCATTCAGGTCGATACGTCGATTAATCCAGGAAATTCTGGTGGACCGCTGTTTAATGAACAGGGAGAAGTGATTGGCATTAACGGGAGAATTTCCGTTGAAAAGCGAGGTCGTGTGAATGCCGGAGCTGGCTATGCGATTTCGATTAATCAGATCAAAAACTTCAGTGATCATCTTCAAAGTGGACGCGTGGTCGATCACGCGACTTTGGGAGCAACGGTCCGCACCGATGAATTTTCGAATGTGATTGTTGCTACTGTTTTACCAACCTGCAGTGCCTTCTTTCATGGATTGCGAGCGGGCGACGAGATCGTTTCCTTCGGTGGTCGGCCGATTGGGAGCGTGAATCAATTCAAAAATGTGCTGGGGATTTATCCTAAAGGCTGGAAGATTCCTCTGGTATATCGTCGTGATGGAGAACGTTATGAGATCTATCCTCGCTTGGAAGCATTGCATTCCATCGGAGAGTTGATCGAATTCGCCTCAGCCCCTGCACCAGCCGAAGAGCCTGAAGAAAAGCCGAAGAATGTTCCCCCGATACCAATGCTCCCGCATCAGAAAGCACCGGAGATCCCAGAGGAATATGCTCATTTATTCGAAAGCAGAATCGGATTCGCGAATTATTATTTCAATCGAATCAAGCAGGAAGAGTTGCTGGCGACATTGAAAAGTCTGGGAAATTATGGTCAGTCGAGTCAGAAATGGACCTTGAGTGGCAACGTGAAAGACGGAGGGGCATACCGACTAGTCCTCGCAGATTTTGCCAGTCTGTTCGAAGTCCCTGCGGAAGGTCAGGTTTTTCTGTTGGATTCGGGGCGTCCAGAAACGTTCACGGCTGGTCCTTATTCTTCAGGAATGTTGATGTCGCTGCGGGAATTGCAGCAACTATTGATTAGCGGACCTGAGAACTTTTCAGAAATTCTCTATATTGGCAGCGAACCTCTCGATGGTGTGGGTGCGAAAGTCGATGTGCTTTCGACATTGCATGAAGATCGACAGATTCGCTGGTATTTTGATCGGACGGCAAAGCAACTGGTTGGCTGGGATACTAAGTTTTCAGAAGATCGCCCGGAATGCGGAGTTCGCATTCCAGGTTGGAAAACGGGGGGGCCGTACGCAGTTCCTCAGGAATTGAAGATTGTCGTTGCCGGTCAGCCGGAGATCATTTTGCAAGTCAATGAAATGAAGACCGAAGCGGTTGATGATCCAAAACTGTAA